A DNA window from Mucilaginibacter xinganensis contains the following coding sequences:
- a CDS encoding glycosyltransferase: MNLAPVIVFAYNRPHYLEETLLALKCNKETKESDLFIYCDGPKITADENTLALIKQVRQLAHQISWAKNVYVVEAEGNKGLSRSVITGVTEVVNKYGRVIVLEDDLVVGPHFLQYMNDALEKYDGETEVASISGHNFPISNEFNKETLFLRSATTWGWATWKGSWDLFNPDAEELMNLINEQGLVYEFDFNGTYPFYSLLKKVKNGKISSWGVCWYASIFLNKKLTLFPFVSMVKNIGMVGTNINSDSTRFLGDSYYNGTIAEFEHVIKENPAFRAALIAHFKANKGKVFTLVNLKKVFSKLIKKTI, from the coding sequence ATGAATCTGGCTCCTGTAATAGTATTTGCTTATAATCGTCCGCATTATCTTGAAGAAACATTGCTGGCTTTAAAATGCAATAAAGAAACAAAAGAAAGCGACTTGTTTATTTACTGCGACGGACCTAAAATTACGGCAGACGAGAATACGCTTGCTTTAATTAAACAAGTAAGGCAGCTTGCTCACCAAATAAGCTGGGCTAAAAATGTGTACGTCGTTGAAGCAGAGGGTAACAAAGGCTTATCCAGGTCTGTTATCACGGGGGTTACCGAAGTTGTTAATAAATACGGCAGGGTTATTGTGCTGGAAGATGATCTGGTAGTTGGGCCTCATTTTTTGCAGTATATGAATGATGCATTGGAAAAGTATGATGGGGAGACAGAAGTAGCATCAATTAGCGGGCATAACTTCCCGATAAGTAACGAATTTAATAAAGAAACGTTATTTCTTAGGTCAGCCACAACGTGGGGTTGGGCTACGTGGAAAGGGAGCTGGGATTTATTTAATCCCGATGCTGAAGAGTTAATGAATTTGATCAATGAGCAAGGTTTGGTATACGAGTTTGATTTTAATGGCACTTATCCATTCTACAGCCTGCTAAAAAAGGTAAAAAATGGGAAAATTAGTTCATGGGGCGTATGTTGGTATGCAAGCATTTTTCTGAATAAAAAGCTGACACTGTTTCCGTTTGTTTCAATGGTGAAGAATATCGGAATGGTAGGAACAAATATCAATTCAGACAGCACCAGGTTTTTAGGCGACAGTTACTATAATGGTACTATTGCGGAATTTGAACATGTGATTAAAGAAAATCCTGCTTTTAGGGCAGCATTGATAGCTCATTTTAAAGCAAACAAGGGGAAAGTATTTACACTGGTTAATTTGAAAAAAGTTTTTTCAAAACTTATTAAAAAAACTATTTGA